In the genome of Dasypus novemcinctus isolate mDasNov1 chromosome 30, mDasNov1.1.hap2, whole genome shotgun sequence, one region contains:
- the YIPF2 gene encoding protein YIPF2, translating into MAAADELAFHEFEEATDLLAETPHAATISRSHQLAPQGHVAVAVGSGGGYGVEEDAEETDKTALLQEEKQQQPGFWTFSYYQSFFDVDTSQVLDRIRGSLLPRPGHSFVRHHLRNRPDLYGPFWICATLAFVLAVTGNLTLVLAQRQDPSLHYSPQFHKVTVAGTVIYCYAWLVPLALWGFLRWRAGARERAGPYTFLETVCVYGYSLFVFIPTMVLWLIPVPWLQWVFGALALALSAASLVFTLWPVVREDTRAVAVALLSTVVLLHALLALGCKLYFFQPPPPEHGAPPPPATSLPSSTLKPPSLLRSSSAS; encoded by the exons ATGGCAGCTGCCGACGAGCTGGCCTTCCACG AATTCGAGGAAGCCACGGATCTGCTGGCCGAGACCCCACACGCGGCCACCATCAGCCGGAGCCATCAGCTCGCCCCGCAGGGCCACGTGGCCGTGGCCGTGGGCTCGGGTGGCGGCTATGGGGTGGAGGAGGACGCGGAGGAGACTGACAAGACCGCG CTCCTGCAGgaggagaagcagcagcagccgGGCTTCTGGACGTTCAGCTACTATCAGAGCTTCTTTGACGTGGACACCTCGCAG GTGCTGGACCGGATCAGAGGCTCGCTGCTGCCCCGGCCTGGCCACAGCTTTGTGCGGCACCACCTGCGGAATCGGCCAGACCTGTATG GCCCCTTCTGGATCTGCGCCACGCTGGCCTTCGTCCTGGCCGTCACGGGCAACCTGACGCTGGTGCTGGCCCAGAGGCAGGACCCCTCTCTGCACTACAGCCCCCAGTTCCACAAGG TGACCGTGGCCGGCACCGTCATCTACTGCTACGCCTGGCTGGTGCCGCTGGCGCTGTGGGGCTTCCTGCGGTGGCGCGCGGGCGCCCGGGAGCGCGCGGGGCCGTACACTTTCCTGGAGACCGTGTGCGTCTACGGCTACTCCCTCTTTGTCTTCATTCCCACCATG GTGCTGTGGCTCATCCCCGTGCCGTGGCTGCAGTGGGTCTTCGGGGCGCTGGCCCTGGCCCTGTCGGCCGCCAGCCTGGTGTTCACCCTGTGGCCCGTCGTGCGCGAGGACACCAGAGCGGTGGCCGTGGCCCTGCTGTCCACGGTGGTGCTGCTGCACGCCCTGCTGGCCCTGGGCTGTAAG CTGTACTTCTTCCAGCCGCCGCCCCCGGAGCACGgggcccctccacccccagccacGTCTCTGCCCTCAAGCACGCTGAAGCCGCCCTCCCTGCTGCGGTCCTCCTCGGCCTCCTAG
- the TIMM29 gene encoding mitochondrial import inner membrane translocase subunit Tim29, whose translation MAAAALKRFWTRGRGEEAADAAAAKPGVWARLGTWARTLLRDYAEACGDAAAAARARPGRAAAYLGLLGGAAACCALAPSEAAFEEALLDASGTLLLLAPATRNRDSEACVQRLLWLRGRGRLRHLNLVLCSLVYEAPCDAQASLYQARCRYLQPRWADFPGRVLDVGFAGRWWALAARMRDCDVNDDEFLHLPAHLRVVRPQQLRSEANERLFDEKYQPVVLTEDQVDQALWEEQVRQKEKKDRLALSQADALGPPEGPR comes from the exons ATGGCGGCGGCCGCTCTGAAGCGGTTTTGGACCCGAGGCCGCGGAGAAGAGGCGGCCGACGCGGCGGCCGCGAAGCCCGGCGTGTGGGCGCGGCTGG GCACCTGGGCCCGCACGCTGCTCCGGGACTACGCCGAGGCCTGCGGGgacgcggcggcggcggcgcgggctcggccggggcgggcaGCCGCGTACCTGGGGCTGCTGGGCGGGGCGGCGGCCTGCTGCGCGCTGGCGCCGAGCGAGGCGGCCTTCGAGGAGGCGCTGCTCGACGCGTCCGGGACCCTCCTGCTGCTGGCGCCGGCCACGCGCAACCGCGACTCGGAAGCGTGCGTGCAGCGGCTGCTGTGGCTGCGGGGCCGCGGCCGCCTGCGCCACCTGAACCTGGTGCTGTGCTCGCTCGTGTACGAGGCGCCTTGCGACGCCCAGGCCAGCCTCTACCAGGCGCGCTGCCGCTACCTGCAGCCCCGCTGGGCCGACTTCCCCGGCCGCGTCCTCGACGTGGGCTTCGCGGGCCGCTGGTGGGCGCTGGCGGCGCGGATGCGCGACTGCGACGTCAACGACGACGAGTTCCTGCACCTGCCCGCGCACCTGCGCGTCGTCAGGCCGCAGCAGCTGCGCTCCGAGGCCAACGAGCGGCTCTTCGACGAGAAGTACCAGCCGGTGGTGCTCACCGAGGACCAGGTGGACCAGGCCCTGTGGGAGGAGCAGGTCaggcagaaggagaagaaggacaGGCTCGCCCTGAGCCAGGCCGACGCGCTGGGGCCGCCGGAGGGCCCGCGATGA